From the Chloroflexus aurantiacus J-10-fl genome, one window contains:
- a CDS encoding TerB family tellurite resistance protein produces MAKHPLVMALAKVIIAAAWADGELSLDEVNDLKRLLAELGQTGGQFALTADDWAELEIYLYSPVEAAERARLIADLRDLIITPGQQQLVLQAIERLLIADRVLTPVEREVAQEIQRALTQDSQSLLFQIGRAFRLALGIRAGGPNREDLLPEFMRNRIYYALQIRLGQHIDEFGLDRDELHVLTLAGGLLARVAYVDKQVTPAEHDRIVAILKEWWQLDDTQAALVAEVALDESAASLDFFRLTKAFADATTVERRQRFLDALFAVALADGELSGAESAEISRITAAINLPHDSFVAARLRLPRQPGKRL; encoded by the coding sequence ATGGCGAAACATCCGTTAGTGATGGCCCTGGCCAAAGTGATTATCGCGGCTGCATGGGCCGATGGAGAACTATCACTTGACGAAGTCAACGACCTTAAACGACTGCTGGCCGAACTTGGTCAGACCGGCGGTCAGTTTGCCTTGACTGCCGACGATTGGGCGGAGCTGGAGATTTATCTCTATTCACCGGTGGAAGCTGCCGAACGCGCTCGCCTGATCGCCGATCTCCGCGATTTAATTATCACACCAGGACAGCAGCAGCTCGTCTTGCAGGCAATCGAACGACTGCTGATCGCCGACCGCGTGCTCACGCCGGTTGAGCGCGAGGTGGCGCAGGAGATTCAACGTGCCCTAACGCAGGATAGCCAGAGTCTGCTGTTTCAAATCGGACGCGCCTTTCGCTTAGCACTAGGCATACGGGCCGGCGGCCCCAACCGCGAAGACCTTCTGCCGGAATTTATGCGTAATCGTATTTACTATGCTTTGCAGATACGGCTGGGTCAACATATCGACGAATTTGGACTTGATCGTGATGAGCTGCACGTGTTGACCCTAGCCGGGGGTTTACTGGCAAGAGTTGCCTATGTCGATAAGCAGGTGACACCTGCCGAACACGACCGCATCGTGGCCATTCTCAAAGAGTGGTGGCAGCTCGATGATACGCAGGCAGCGCTGGTTGCTGAGGTAGCTCTCGACGAGAGTGCGGCCAGCCTCGATTTCTTTCGCCTGACCAAAGCCTTCGCCGACGCAACCACTGTGGAGCGTCGGCAACGCTTTCTCGACGCGCTCTTCGCGGTTGCCCTCGCCGATGGTGAACTTTCCGGCGCCGAAAGTGCCGAAATCAGTCGGATCACTGCTGCGATTAATTTGCCTCACGACAGTTTTGTGGCGGCGCGACTGCGCCTGCCACGCCAACCAGGAAAGCGTCTATGA
- a CDS encoding lipocalin-like domain-containing protein codes for MHVWLRCFLIVITAVGLAACTTTSRPTVQATIGAIEAVNADNIEGFERVIEPRPFVFPADHGPHPTFQTEWWYYTGNLTADNGRRFGFQLTFFRRALSPYPPARESAWATNDVYMAHFAISDIDGGRFYAFERFSRSALGLAGASGDPFRVFLNDWSVEGSGPQGMTMRLRAAQDEVALDLVAVNSRPPVLQGNAGVSQKGSQVGNASAYYSLTRMISNGTIQIGSATYTVSGLTWMDREWGTSALEEGMTGWDWFALQLESGHDLMYYQLREADGKPSPFVGGSLLLPDDTVIILGPGDVELEVTATWQSPKSGAVYPAGWRLRIPRYGIDLVITPALQDQELPTAVVYWEGAVDVEGSMRGRGYVELTGYADGQ; via the coding sequence ATGCACGTCTGGCTCAGATGTTTTCTCATCGTGATAACTGCGGTTGGCCTTGCCGCTTGCACTACTACCAGCCGGCCTACCGTTCAAGCCACTATCGGCGCAATTGAAGCGGTCAATGCCGATAATATTGAGGGTTTTGAGCGGGTGATCGAACCACGTCCGTTTGTGTTTCCGGCTGACCACGGCCCCCATCCAACGTTCCAGACCGAGTGGTGGTACTACACCGGCAACCTGACCGCCGACAATGGCCGGCGCTTCGGCTTCCAGCTCACCTTCTTCCGGCGGGCGCTCAGTCCCTATCCGCCGGCCCGTGAGTCGGCCTGGGCAACTAATGATGTCTACATGGCACACTTTGCAATCAGCGATATTGATGGTGGGCGTTTCTACGCCTTCGAGCGCTTCAGTCGATCCGCGCTCGGTCTGGCAGGCGCCAGTGGCGATCCGTTCCGGGTCTTTCTCAACGACTGGTCGGTCGAAGGAAGTGGTCCGCAAGGGATGACGATGCGCCTCCGCGCTGCCCAGGATGAGGTTGCCCTCGACCTGGTTGCCGTTAATAGCCGACCACCGGTGTTACAGGGGAATGCCGGAGTCAGCCAAAAAGGGTCGCAGGTGGGTAACGCATCGGCCTACTATTCGCTCACCCGCATGATCAGCAACGGCACTATCCAGATCGGCTCAGCGACCTATACGGTGAGCGGCCTGACCTGGATGGATCGCGAGTGGGGCACCAGTGCATTGGAAGAAGGGATGACCGGCTGGGACTGGTTTGCCTTACAGCTTGAGAGCGGCCACGACCTGATGTACTATCAGCTCCGGGAAGCCGATGGCAAACCGTCGCCATTTGTCGGGGGTAGCCTGCTCCTCCCCGACGACACGGTGATCATCCTCGGCCCCGGTGATGTCGAGCTGGAGGTCACCGCGACCTGGCAAAGTCCGAAGAGTGGGGCGGTCTACCCGGCTGGCTGGCGTCTGCGGATTCCCCGTTATGGGATTGATCTGGTAATCACACCGGCACTGCAAGATCAAGAGCTACCCACGGCGGTCGTCTATTGGGAGGGCGCGGTGGATGTAGAGGGTAGTATGCGCGGTCGTGGTTATGTCGAGTTAACCGGTTATGCTGATGGACAATAA
- a CDS encoding Franean1_4349 family RiPP, with translation MSADFERLIGRAVLDPDFRKRLLADPDAAAKEAGLQPDPEEMDRLRKALADPTQRKQLEDLERQAAAPVWS, from the coding sequence ATGAGTGCTGACTTTGAGCGACTGATCGGTCGCGCAGTGCTTGATCCCGATTTTCGCAAACGCCTGCTCGCCGATCCGGATGCAGCAGCGAAGGAAGCTGGTTTGCAGCCCGACCCGGAAGAGATGGATCGTCTGCGGAAAGCCCTTGCCGACCCAACGCAACGAAAACAGCTTGAAGATTTGGAGCGGCAGGCGGCTGCTCCGGTCTGGAGCTGA
- a CDS encoding CobW family GTP-binding protein: MDNNIPTIPVTIISGFLGSGKTTLLRRLLSRGDQRIGVIVNEFGTLGIDGELLAQSGAAPLIELNGGCVCCVAGSDLLLALETLFASGPLSAIAIETSGLAEPGALIRQLRAADIPLDTLVTLVSAVDYEQAMTASPLTLRQIHLADLILITHSDLVSAQTIAQISEQLRTINRRAPLVPIVQGDVPPTLIFSPRYDGTLPAESPHLHDEFAVTSWQTDLPLQRTALEQTLRRLAADGIYRAKGIVYCTDSPWADEVHLVAERLTLSALRLSTQPRPLCRLTLIGRAAALEPAANALDSCIDSDERITRWQQRLAGQM, encoded by the coding sequence ATGGACAATAACATACCAACAATTCCGGTCACTATCATCAGCGGTTTTCTCGGCAGTGGCAAAACGACACTGTTGCGCCGCCTGCTGAGTCGTGGCGATCAGCGAATTGGAGTGATCGTCAACGAATTCGGCACGTTGGGCATTGACGGCGAACTGTTAGCACAGAGTGGCGCTGCGCCACTGATCGAATTGAACGGTGGCTGTGTCTGTTGCGTCGCCGGTAGTGACCTGCTCCTCGCGCTTGAAACCCTGTTCGCCAGTGGGCCACTGTCAGCCATCGCAATTGAAACGAGTGGTCTTGCCGAGCCGGGCGCATTGATCCGACAGCTTCGCGCTGCCGATATTCCACTCGATACACTGGTTACCCTCGTCTCAGCCGTTGATTACGAGCAGGCGATGACGGCCTCGCCACTCACACTGCGCCAGATACACCTCGCCGATTTGATCCTGATCACCCACAGCGACCTGGTTTCTGCGCAAACCATTGCACAGATCAGTGAGCAACTGCGCACAATCAACCGGCGGGCACCGCTTGTCCCAATCGTCCAGGGTGATGTGCCACCGACGCTGATCTTCAGCCCACGCTACGATGGCACACTACCTGCCGAAAGTCCACACCTGCACGACGAATTTGCCGTCACGAGCTGGCAAACCGATCTACCATTACAACGCACTGCGCTCGAACAGACCCTGCGCAGACTGGCAGCCGATGGTATCTATCGGGCCAAGGGCATCGTATACTGCACCGACTCACCCTGGGCAGACGAAGTCCATCTGGTCGCCGAACGCTTGACTCTGAGCGCATTACGCCTCTCTACCCAACCCCGACCGCTCTGTCGCCTCACCCTGATCGGGCGCGCCGCAGCGCTGGAACCGGCAGCCAATGCGTTAGACTCCTGCATCGATAGCGACGAGCGGATTACCCGATGGCAACAGCGGTTAGCCGGGCAGATGTAG
- the pyrC gene encoding dihydroorotase, which produces MTVTLFAPLDMHLHLREGAMLRLVAPFSAAQFAGAVIMPNLVPPVDNADRLARYHEEIRAAVDPYPFLPLMTLFFRPYDAQTLQALREHIFAIKLYPEGVTTNSAGGVSDLTAIEPTLAMMEELGIPLLVHGESHGFVLDREAEFLPVYERWARTFPRLRIVMEHITTAAALDLLDRYPNLFATVTLHHLLITLDDVAGGLLQPHLFCKPIAKRPTDRDALLAAALAGHPKLMFGSDSAPHPIDRKEAAFCAAGVFSAPVLLPMLVELFERHNALDRLPDFVSGNARRIHGLNPPPRTVRLVEDPWQVPMRYGDVVPFAAGQTLRWQVVAE; this is translated from the coding sequence ATGACAGTTACATTATTTGCCCCACTTGACATGCATCTGCACCTGCGCGAAGGCGCCATGTTGCGCCTCGTCGCGCCATTCTCTGCTGCGCAGTTCGCTGGTGCCGTGATCATGCCGAATCTCGTACCACCGGTGGATAACGCCGACCGCCTTGCCCGCTATCACGAGGAGATTCGGGCTGCGGTTGACCCGTACCCGTTTCTCCCGCTGATGACCCTGTTTTTTCGCCCCTACGATGCCCAAACCTTGCAGGCATTGCGTGAGCATATCTTCGCGATTAAGCTCTACCCGGAAGGCGTAACGACCAATAGCGCCGGTGGGGTCAGCGACCTGACGGCGATTGAGCCAACGCTGGCAATGATGGAAGAGTTGGGTATTCCGCTCCTGGTACACGGCGAGAGTCACGGGTTTGTGCTGGATCGTGAAGCCGAGTTTTTGCCGGTGTATGAGCGTTGGGCCCGCACGTTCCCACGCCTGCGGATTGTAATGGAGCATATCACAACGGCTGCCGCCCTCGACCTGCTGGATCGTTATCCGAATTTGTTTGCCACCGTCACCCTGCACCACCTCTTGATCACTCTCGACGATGTGGCCGGTGGTCTGTTGCAGCCGCATCTCTTCTGTAAGCCGATTGCCAAACGTCCGACTGACCGTGATGCACTGCTGGCTGCGGCATTAGCCGGCCATCCCAAACTGATGTTTGGCAGCGACTCGGCACCGCATCCGATAGATCGCAAAGAAGCCGCGTTCTGCGCTGCCGGTGTCTTCTCAGCGCCGGTGTTGCTGCCGATGCTGGTCGAATTGTTCGAGCGTCACAACGCCCTCGACCGCCTGCCCGACTTCGTGAGTGGGAATGCCCGGCGGATTCACGGCCTGAACCCGCCGCCCCGCACCGTGCGATTGGTCGAAGACCCCTGGCAGGTACCGATGCGTTATGGCGATGTCGTTCCGTTCGCCGCCGGCCAGACGCTACGCTGGCAGGTGGTTGCTGAGTAG
- a CDS encoding chromosome segregation ATPase, which produces MRASLRWFIGIVLGVLLLAPVLAQGRLVLVDPGNRLNESAIQAAAGPLLRRGAEVAVYVVDNGGESDFERRLIADGLARSDGSVRSTLIAIYVAVNNRYSAIWFGDEWSDALAVNDNYELIRTDRLNPGLADGDFTRGVTSALTAIEEAIVNPPRPGGGITINTDLTPVVIGGLSLAGAAAAGAGVYQVQRRRKTRQAAERRLRDAREQMGTLIVQLGQRFNTATEKAAFDHVSYPPAAVAELAQMSEAARRAFTDLKIAFDAIGEQLEREAKPTLERLEQAAVAYEQLQPQAAAVAERLDALEQRRAQLDALIRQAQEDVAQAKKGLTDVSERLPQFGNELSNHAAVLEPLQQAISRAEAALERLEADAAIAAAQEASVIQQTLLGVLERYATARQAIVQGRRTAEQLAAEGYRMDTCHAALDTARAALDRLAGLLQQGALNAAVTAIAEAEAALEKARREGFDLPTIRADNERRIAALAERGPQINDLIEAGREAFDLVDEFAESTWADIRGNGSEAEAAAERAFEHWEQARAANTMEAQDFLTARDYLDAAEQELDHVERLITAITDRLRALEEARAIARDILAEAERSIQAGRTFVAQHDTDVSPQADTLLVQASSLLQAAQAEAAKEKPDWLQLTRAAQEADRLADEALAGARDEVEQVNRLRERAHQAQQLARNEVQKLVHYVTVHDADLSPATHQQIEQVRQQLQQAYALLRQAEESEDAARRQALATAIDHYQSLIQAATETYQRAYAEVQRLEQVRATLNQTLQQVREKLNRISQFQSALRASSAASGTFAALQQRFNQIRLPINGEAALQAALREAQAIDAAATDLLRTLQPPMPSTLATDSIASTLGRMSGGWGHSRSWSSSSSRRSSWSSPRSSGWSSRGGGGGSFGRGGGGGSFGGRGGGGGW; this is translated from the coding sequence ATGCGCGCCTCATTGCGTTGGTTCATCGGTATTGTACTCGGCGTCCTATTGCTGGCACCAGTGTTGGCCCAGGGACGCCTGGTGCTGGTCGATCCCGGCAATCGATTAAACGAATCGGCAATTCAGGCTGCCGCCGGCCCACTGCTACGCCGTGGTGCAGAGGTGGCAGTGTACGTGGTGGATAATGGTGGTGAAAGTGATTTTGAACGACGCCTGATCGCCGATGGCCTGGCCCGTAGCGACGGCAGCGTGCGTTCGACGCTCATCGCCATTTACGTTGCCGTGAATAATCGCTACAGCGCCATCTGGTTCGGTGACGAGTGGAGTGATGCGCTGGCTGTCAATGACAACTATGAATTGATCCGCACCGACCGCCTTAATCCCGGTCTGGCCGACGGTGATTTTACCCGTGGGGTCACCAGTGCATTAACCGCAATCGAAGAGGCGATTGTCAATCCACCACGTCCCGGCGGGGGGATTACCATCAACACAGATTTAACACCGGTGGTGATTGGTGGACTTAGCCTGGCCGGTGCCGCAGCAGCCGGTGCGGGGGTTTATCAGGTTCAACGCCGCCGCAAGACGCGCCAGGCTGCCGAACGTCGGCTTCGTGATGCGCGAGAGCAAATGGGTACGCTGATCGTCCAGCTTGGGCAGCGCTTCAACACTGCCACCGAAAAAGCTGCGTTTGACCACGTTTCGTATCCACCCGCTGCCGTTGCCGAGCTAGCCCAGATGAGCGAGGCGGCACGAAGAGCATTTACCGATCTCAAAATAGCCTTTGACGCCATCGGTGAGCAACTGGAACGCGAGGCCAAACCAACCTTAGAACGACTAGAGCAAGCCGCCGTTGCTTACGAGCAGTTGCAACCGCAGGCTGCCGCCGTCGCCGAACGGTTGGATGCCCTTGAACAGCGCCGTGCCCAACTCGATGCGTTGATCCGTCAGGCACAGGAGGATGTTGCACAGGCAAAAAAAGGATTGACCGACGTCTCTGAGCGCTTGCCGCAGTTTGGCAATGAGCTATCCAACCACGCTGCCGTTCTGGAGCCGCTTCAGCAGGCTATCAGCCGTGCCGAAGCCGCACTGGAGCGTTTGGAAGCTGATGCGGCAATCGCCGCAGCGCAAGAGGCGTCGGTTATCCAGCAAACGTTACTTGGTGTGCTTGAGCGATATGCAACCGCACGGCAGGCCATTGTGCAGGGTCGGCGCACCGCCGAACAACTGGCTGCTGAAGGCTATCGCATGGATACATGCCACGCCGCACTGGATACGGCACGGGCGGCGCTTGACCGGCTGGCCGGTTTGCTGCAACAGGGAGCGTTGAATGCAGCAGTCACTGCGATTGCTGAAGCTGAAGCAGCCCTTGAAAAGGCACGGCGCGAAGGCTTCGACCTGCCAACAATTCGGGCTGACAATGAACGCCGCATTGCCGCTCTCGCCGAGCGTGGGCCGCAGATCAACGATCTGATCGAGGCAGGCCGTGAAGCGTTCGATCTGGTTGATGAATTTGCCGAGAGCACCTGGGCTGATATTCGCGGGAACGGCAGTGAAGCGGAGGCTGCCGCCGAACGGGCTTTTGAGCACTGGGAGCAGGCTCGTGCCGCTAACACGATGGAAGCCCAGGACTTCCTGACCGCCCGTGACTATCTTGACGCCGCCGAGCAGGAACTCGATCACGTTGAGCGCCTGATAACCGCCATTACCGACCGCCTGCGTGCCCTGGAAGAGGCACGGGCTATCGCCCGCGATATATTAGCCGAAGCGGAACGATCCATTCAGGCGGGCCGCACATTTGTCGCCCAACACGATACCGACGTTAGCCCCCAGGCCGATACGCTACTGGTCCAGGCCAGCTCGCTGTTGCAAGCGGCGCAGGCCGAAGCTGCCAAAGAAAAACCTGACTGGCTACAACTGACCCGTGCAGCGCAAGAGGCCGACCGCCTGGCTGATGAAGCACTCGCCGGTGCCCGTGATGAGGTCGAGCAGGTCAACCGTCTGCGCGAGCGAGCGCACCAGGCGCAGCAACTGGCAAGGAACGAGGTGCAAAAACTCGTACATTACGTTACTGTTCACGACGCCGATCTCTCGCCGGCTACTCACCAGCAGATCGAACAGGTGCGCCAACAGCTTCAGCAAGCGTATGCGCTACTACGGCAGGCCGAGGAAAGTGAGGATGCAGCGCGGCGTCAGGCATTGGCAACTGCGATTGACCACTATCAGTCGCTTATTCAGGCAGCAACCGAGACCTACCAGCGTGCCTACGCCGAGGTACAGCGTCTTGAGCAAGTGCGAGCTACACTCAATCAGACGCTCCAGCAAGTGCGCGAGAAGCTCAACCGGATTAGCCAGTTCCAATCGGCACTGCGTGCATCGAGTGCAGCAAGCGGTACATTTGCCGCTCTCCAACAACGGTTTAACCAGATTCGGTTGCCGATTAACGGTGAAGCGGCTCTGCAGGCCGCATTGCGTGAGGCGCAGGCGATTGATGCTGCGGCGACCGATCTCCTGAGGACCCTTCAGCCACCGATGCCATCAACCCTGGCAACTGACAGCATCGCGTCTACCCTTGGACGGATGTCCGGGGGCTGGGGACATAGCCGTTCGTGGAGTTCTTCGTCAAGCCGCCGCAGCTCGTGGAGCAGCCCCCGCTCCAGTGGGTGGAGTAGTCGAGGCGGTGGCGGCGGCTCGTTTGGCCGCGGCGGCGGTGGTGGCTCATTTGGTGGACGCGGTGGCGGCGGTGGCTGGTAA
- a CDS encoding PP2C family protein-serine/threonine phosphatase produces the protein MKSQDIQSFNELLKQLDIENDQVRLRFTLRMLNILVLTLTVIALLIMLIPPFSLPVAYILVAVSIAINGIIEWLIRINREVVGARLFVGWTNIGVVVFMLINTVRLDDIGMTMFAEITPLFVILSGLLLGWGLAGFVAIVNLVIIFLTYVWYFANSGTTRGVFEEATGLFIPVFLYTALVWAAISFYQYQLTTSRYRLNQARSRLIQDKILHHDLEIARSLQQRLFPPSPPLFGNIRIVAYSEPARETSGDFYDFVQLSDGRWAIVVADVTGKSIAAAMVMVMARSILRSYITTEQSPAAILRAANNALYRDGVGSQYVTVFLGILDSSTNMITFATAGHPFPYLRRNGQIQEIGYGSLPLGARLDREYCETTLQFQTGDQLFLLTDGFYETRNAQRKMFGFEQLMIAIDQSDPADPQRALDHLLAVVSQFRGDAEQDDDMTAIIIQVLA, from the coding sequence ATGAAATCACAGGACATTCAATCATTCAACGAGTTATTGAAACAGCTTGATATTGAAAACGACCAGGTACGCTTGCGTTTCACCTTGCGAATGCTCAATATTTTAGTGTTAACGCTGACCGTTATAGCGTTACTCATTATGCTTATTCCACCCTTCTCGCTACCGGTAGCGTATATACTGGTTGCAGTTTCGATTGCAATAAATGGGATTATTGAATGGTTAATTCGCATAAACCGTGAAGTAGTAGGAGCAAGACTCTTTGTTGGTTGGACAAACATAGGGGTCGTTGTGTTCATGCTGATCAATACAGTCAGGCTTGACGATATTGGCATGACAATGTTTGCGGAAATCACCCCATTATTTGTAATTTTGAGCGGGCTGTTATTGGGATGGGGTCTTGCCGGTTTTGTTGCTATCGTCAATCTTGTTATTATCTTTCTCACCTATGTCTGGTATTTTGCAAACAGTGGTACTACACGTGGTGTATTTGAAGAGGCGACCGGTTTGTTCATACCGGTCTTCCTCTATACCGCGTTGGTGTGGGCAGCAATTTCATTCTATCAGTATCAACTAACGACATCGCGTTACCGGCTCAATCAGGCCCGTTCGCGTCTCATTCAGGATAAGATATTGCACCATGATCTCGAAATTGCCCGCTCGCTTCAGCAACGTCTTTTCCCACCATCACCACCACTGTTCGGGAATATCCGTATTGTTGCGTATTCTGAACCTGCCCGCGAGACGAGTGGCGATTTTTATGATTTTGTCCAGTTGTCAGATGGGCGTTGGGCGATTGTTGTTGCTGATGTTACCGGTAAGAGTATTGCCGCTGCTATGGTCATGGTGATGGCGCGCTCAATTCTACGCTCTTACATCACCACTGAACAATCACCGGCAGCGATACTGCGTGCCGCTAACAATGCACTCTACCGTGATGGCGTCGGCTCGCAATATGTCACTGTTTTCCTTGGCATCCTCGACTCATCCACTAATATGATTACATTTGCCACTGCCGGTCATCCCTTTCCTTATCTCCGCCGAAATGGCCAGATTCAAGAGATCGGTTATGGTAGCCTCCCCCTTGGTGCTCGTCTTGATCGGGAATATTGTGAGACGACGCTGCAATTCCAGACTGGCGATCAGCTCTTTCTTCTCACCGATGGGTTTTATGAGACGCGAAATGCGCAGCGCAAAATGTTTGGCTTCGAGCAGTTGATGATAGCGATCGACCAGTCCGATCCGGCTGATCCGCAACGTGCACTCGATCATTTGTTGGCGGTCGTGAGCCAGTTTCGCGGCGATGCCGAGCAAGATGATGATATGACGGCGATTATTATCCAGGTACTGGCGTAA